The following are encoded together in the Prionailurus viverrinus isolate Anna chromosome B3, UM_Priviv_1.0, whole genome shotgun sequence genome:
- the ZFHX2 gene encoding zinc finger homeobox protein 2 isoform X2, which yields MATLNSSSTTGTTPTPGHNAPSPPPDTSPPGTPADPVTKDPPAAPSTSESMRPSEPGGQALESGCGLVPPKETGEPREEAGCGGFSPKDLGVQEDKEQEEEGGGLPPVDLSNHLFFTAGGEAYLVAKLSLSGGSELLLPKGFPWGEVGIKEEPSLPLLAHLPSAHLTALHIQHGFDPIQGFSSSDQILSHDTSAPSPATCEGRDGAFWSYQLAPNPPGDPKDGPMGSRGGDHRALFWLCLLCRLGFSRAQAFMGHTQSHGVKLTPAQHLGLPSNAAVLQVGDEGRMALLSFLEPKPPARPPLEMPLDNSSMVNTEANVAQTEDGPPEAEAPVLPAEEVRALSPPSPATTPTTWDPSPTQAKESPMAAGEAGPDWFPEGQEEEGGLCPPLNQSSPASKEGGTLSAPVGSPEDPSDPPQPYRLAEDYTPAPAAFQGLSLSSHMSLLHSRNSCKTLKCPKCNWHYKYQQTLDVHMREKHPESNSHCSYCSAGGAHPRLARGESYNCGYKPYRCDVCNYSTTTKGNLSIHMQSDKHLANLQGFQAGPGGQGSPPEAPLPSSAGDKEPKTKSSWQCKVCSYETNISRNLRIHMTSEKHMQNVLMLHQGLPLGLPPGLVGPGPPPSAGAAPATPPELFQYFGPQALGQPQAPLPGPGLRPDKPLEAQLLLNGFHHLGAPARKFPPPAPGSLSPDTHLPPSQLLGSLSDSLPTSPPPDDSPSLKVFRCLVCQAFSTDNLELLLYHCSVGRSLPEAEWKEVAGDTHRCKLCCYGTQLKANFQLHLKTDKHAQKYQLAAHLREGGGAVGTPSPVPLGDGAPYGSVPPLHLRCNICDFESNSKEKMQLHARGAAHEENSQIYKFLLEMEGAAAGAELGLFRCLLCAWETPSRLAVLQHLRAPAHRDAQAQRRLQLLQSGPAAEEGLSALQSILSFSHGQLRTPGKPPVTPLAELPTPEKDAQNKTEQLASEEVENKSGSRGDSANQTTVFCCPYCSFLSPEPEQVRAHTLSQHAVQPKYRCPLCQEQLVGRPALHFHLSHLHNVVPECVEKLLLVATTVEMTFTTKVLPGPTLCPLGDAPEPPAPGPEPEPSREQGAEGPQLTPEASPDPLPEPPPPLAEAPDKPPGSPDQPPSPAPSPASRPDVLAEELAPPPTMAEEEEGRVGEPRPAEPAPSDSRHPLTYRKTTNFALDKFLDPARPYKCTVCKESFTQKNILLVHYNSVSHLHKMKKAAIDPSGPARGEAGAAPPTAAATDKPFKCTVCRVSYNQSSTLEIHMRSVLHQTRSRGTKTDAKAEGPERGQEEPKEGETEGETGTEKKGPDPGGFVSGLPFLSPPPPPLDLHRFPAPLFTPPVLPPFPLVPESLLKLQQQQLLLPFYLHDLKVGPKLALAGPTPLLSLPAATPPPPPSKAELAEREWERPPMAEEGNEAGPASPPNSTPNEAARTAAKALLENFGFELVIQYNEGKQAVPPPPTPPPPEALGGGDKLACGACGKLFSNMLILKTHEEHVHRRFLPFEALSRYAAQFRKSYDSLYPPPAEPPKPPDGSLDSPAPQLGPPFLVPESEAGGARPSEERSRAGGRWPPEEEESSRGNLPPLLPAGRRFSRTKFTEFQTQALQSFFETSAYPKDGEVERLASLLGLATRVVVVWFQNARQKARKNAIEGGPVPSGGGSGGASGCRRCHATFSCVFELVRHLKKCYDDQPPEEEEEEAEREEEEEEVEEEDAEEEQSLEPPARPGGPSPEPADREELSQAEATNPGGKEPEGRAPPSPSPVHACEQCTMSFPSQDLLTSHRRLHFMPSLQPGAAPHLLDLPLLVFGERSPLVAGAPQAPGPLLKRKHEEGSLSPTGSEAGGGGEGEPPRDKRLRTTILPEQLEILYRWYMQDSNPTRKMLDCISEEVGLKKRVVQVWFQNTRARERKGQFRSTPGGVPNPAVKPPITPAPAAFPKFNLLLGKVDDGSGREAPKREAPAFPYPPVTPAAGPLAFLPPGKEATTPTPEPPLPLPPPPPPSEEEATEEPSKASPESEACSPSAGDLSDSSASSLAEPESPGAGGSSGGTGSGVGVPDGMGQRRYRTQMSSLQLKIMKACYEAYRTPTMQECEVLGEEIGLPKRVIQVWFQNARAKEKKAKLQGAAVGGAGGNGEGPLGAQRTDCPYCDVKYDFYVSCRGHLFSRQHLAKLKEAVRAQLKSESKCYELAPAPEAPPAPKAPPATTPASVPLGAGPALPRLAPVLLSGPALAQPPLGSLAPFNSGPAASSGLLGLATSVLPATTVVQTAGPGCPLPQRPVPEQTNNSTAGITDPAPGPPTEPSGDKVSGERKPIAAPTNSSTDALKNLKALKATVPALLGGQFLPFPLPPAGGATPPAVFGPQLQGAYFQQLYGMKKGLFPMNPVIPQTLIGLLPNALLQPPPQPPEPTATAPPKPPELPAPGEGEAGEADELLSGSTGISTVDVTHRYLCRQCKMAFDGEAPATAHQRSFCFFGRGSGGSVPPPLRVPICTYHCLACEVLLSGHEALASHLRSSAHRRKAAPPPGGPPITVTNAATAATAAVAFAKEEARLPHTDSNPKTTTTSTLLAL from the exons ATGGCCACCCTTAACTCATCCTCTACCACtggcaccacccccacccctggacaCAATGCCCCGTCTCCGCCTCCGGACACCTCCCCCCCTGGCACCCCCGCTGATCCTGTCACCAAAGATCCCCCTGCTGCCCCCTCCACCTCTGAGAGCATGAGGCCCTCAGAGCCAGGGGGACAGGCCCTGGAGTCGGGCTGTGGCCTCGTCCCACCAAAGGAGACTGGGGAGCCCCGAGAAGAGGCTGGCTGTGGTGGCTTCTCACCAAAGGACCTAGGAGTGCAAGAGGacaaggagcaggaggaggaaggaggagggctcCCTCCCGTGGACCTAAGCAACCATTTATTCTTCACAGCTGGTGGTGAGGCCTACCTAGTAGCCAAGCTGTCCCTGTCAGGTGGCAGTGAACTCCTGTTACCAAAGGGCTTCCCCTGGGGCGAGGTGGGAATCAAGGAGGAGCCCAGCTTGCCCCTCCTTGCCCACCTACCCTCTGCACACCTCACTGCCCTTCACATCCAACATGGCTTTGACCCAATCCAAGGCTTTAGCTCTTCTGACCAAATTCTGTCCCATGATACCTCAGCGCCATCTCCGGCCACCTGTGAGGGAAGGGATGGAGCCTTCTGGAGCTACCAGCTGGCTCCAAACCCACCCGGAGATCCCAAAGATGGCCCtatggggagcaggggaggagaccACAGGGCACTCTTCTGGCTCTGCCTCCTGTGCCGCCTGGGTTTCAGCAGGGCCCAGGCCTTTATGGGTCACACACAGTCTCATGGGGTGAAGCTAACCCCTGCTCAACATCTGGGCCTGCCCAGTAATGCAGCTGTGCTTCAGGTGGGAGATGAGGGCCGCATGGCCCTCCTAAGCTTTCTGGAACCAAAACCACCTGCTCGCCCCCCTTTAGAAATGCCCCTTGATAACAGCAGCATGGTGAACACAGAGGCCAATGTAGCCCAGACTGAGGATGGTCCCCCTGAGGCAGAAGCTCCTGTCCTGCCTGCAGAAGAAGTCAGGGCACTTAGCCCACCCTCCCCGGCAACAACTCCCACCACCTGGGACCCCAGCCCAACCCAAGCCAAAGAGTCGCCAATGGCAGCTGGCGAGGCAGGGCCAGATTGGTTCCCGGAGGggcaagaagaggagggagggctcTGCCCCCCACTGAACCAAAGCTCACCTGCCTCTAAGGAGGGGggcactctctctgccccagtcGGCTCCCCCGAAGACCCCAGCGACCCACCCCAGCCCTACCGCCTAGCTGAAGACTACACCCCAGCCCCTGCGGCCTTCCAGGGCCTCAGCCTGTCCAGCCACATGTCTCTGTTACACTCTCGCAACTCCTGCAAGACCCTCAAGTGTCCCAAGTGCAACTGGCACTACAAGTACCAGCAGACCCTGGACGTGCACATGCGGGAAAAGCACCCGGAGAGCAATAGCCACTGCAGCTACTGCAGCGCCGGGGGCGCCCACCCCCGCCTCGCCCGTGGAGAGAGCTACAACTGTGGCTACAAGCCCTACCGCTGCGATGTCTGCAACTACTCCACCACCACCAAGGGCAACCTCAGCATCCACATGCAGTCTGACAAGCACCTGGCCAACCTGCAGGGCTTCCAGGCAGGCCCCGGTGGGCAGGGCAGCCCCCCAGAGGCGCCACTCCCATCCTCTGCCGGGGACAAGGAGCCCAAGACCAAATCATCCTGGCAGTGCAAGGTGTGCAGCTACGAGACCAACATCTCCCGCAACCTGCGCATCCACATGACCTCTGAGAAGCACATGCAGAATGTCCTCATGCTGCACCAGGGGCTGCCGCTGGGCCTGCCGCCCGGACTGGTAGGGCCGGGGCCCCCTCCCTCGGCAGGAgctgcccctgccaccccccctgAGCTCTTCCAGTACTTCGGACCACAGGCCTTGGGGCAGCCTCAGGCTCCCTTGCCTGGCCCCGGGCTGAGGCCAGACAAGCCCCTGGAAGCCCAGCTGCTTCTCAATGGCTTCCACCACCTCGGAGCGCCTGCTCGCAAGTTTCCCCCACCAG cccctggcagcctcTCCCCGGACACCCACCTGCCTCCAAGTCAGCTCCTGGGCTCCTTGTCTGACAGCCTGCCCACCTCACCACCCCCAGATGACAGCCCGTCCCTGAAGGTATTCCGCTGCCTAGTGTGCCAGGCCTTCAGCACAGACAACCTGGAGCTGCTGCTCTACCACTGCAGCGTGGGCCGAAGCCTCCCGGAGGCTGAATGGAAGGAGGTGGCCGGTGACACCCACCGCTGCAAGCTCTGCTGCTATGGCACTCAGCTCAAAGCCAACTTTCAACTCCACCTCAAGACTGACAAACATGCTCAAAAGTACCAGCTGGCAGCCCACctgagggaggggggtggggccgTGGGTACCCCCTCCCCAGTGCCCCTGGGAGATGGGGCTCCTTATGGCTCTGTTCCCCCCTTGCACCTGCGCTGCAACATCTGTGACTTTGAGTCCAACAGCAAGGAGAAGATGCAGCTGCACGCCCGGGGCGCAGCCCATGAAGAAAATAGCCAGATCTATAAG TTTTTGCTGGAGATGGAGGGGGCTGCGGCAGGGGCTGAGCTGGGGCTGTTCCGCTGCCTGCTGTGTGCATGGGAGACCCCCTCCCGCCTGGCTGTGCTGCAGCACCTACGTGCACCGGCCCACCGCGACGCCCAGGCCCAGCGGCGTCTGCAGCTGCTGCAGAGTGGCCCCGCAGCCGAGGAAGGGCTCTCGGCTCTTCAGAGCATCCTGAGCTTCAGCCATGGGCAGCTCCGGACTCCCG GGAAGCCTCCTGTCACCCCCTTAGCTGAGCTGCCCACCCCTGAAAAAGACGCTCAGAACAAGACAGAGCAATTGG CTTCTGAAGAGGTCGAGAACAAGTCTGGCTCTCGAGGAGACAGTGCCAACCAGACCACG GTATTCTGCTGTCCATACTGCAGCTTCCTGAGCCCTGAGCCCGAACAGGTGAGGGCTCACACCCTCTCCCAGCATGCAGTGCAGCCCAAGTACAGGTGTCCGCTGTGCCAGGAGCAGCTGGTGGGCCGACCTGCCTTGCATTTCCACCTTAGCCACCTTCACAATGTGGTGCCTGAGTGCGTTGAGAAGCTGCTGCTTGTG GCAACAACTGTAGAGATGACCTTTACGACCAAAGTGCTGCCTGGGCCCACTCTATGCCCACTGGGGGATGCCCCAGAGCCCCCTGCTCCGGGGCCAGAGCCTGAACCCAGCAGAGAACAAGGAGCAG aaGGCCCTCAGCTGACCCCAGAAGCCAGTCCTGATCCTCTTCCTGAGCCTCCCCCGCCCTTAGCTGAGGCCCCAGACAAGCCCCCAGGAAGCCCTGATCAACCCCCTTCTCCAGCCCCATCGCCAGCCTCTCGGCCTGATGTCCTGGCGGAAGAATTGGCCCCTCCACCCACCATggctgaggaggaagaggggcgTGTGGGGGAGCCCCGCCCTGCAGAGCCAGCTCCATCTGACTCTCGCCACCCTCTGACCTATCGGAAGACCACCAACTTTGCCCTGGACAAGTTTCTTGACCCTGCCCGGCCCTATAAGTGCACTGTGTGTAAGGAGTCCTTCACACAGAAGAATATCCTTCTGGTCCATTACAACTCTGTCTCCCACCTGCACAAGATGAAGAAGGCTGCCATTGACCCGTCTGGCCCTGCCCGAGGAGAGGCAGGTGCTGCGCCTCCCACTGCTGCTGCCACAGACAAGCCCTTTAAGTGCACTGTCTGCCGAGTCTCCTACAACCAGAGCTCCACCCTAGAGATCCATATGCGCTCAGTTCTGCACCAGACTCGCTCTCGGGGGACCAAGACTGACGCCAAGGCCGAGGGGCCAGAGCGTGGCCAAGAAGAGCCCAAGGAGGGTGAGACTGAGGGGGAGACTGGCACAGAGAAGAAGGGCCCTGACCCTGGTGGCTTCGTATCTGGGTTGCCCTTCCTgtcgcctcccccaccccccttggaCCTACACCGATTCCCAGCACCCCTCTTCACCCCACCAGTCttgccccccttccctctggtgcCGGAATCACTGCTTAAGCTCCAGCAGCAACAGCTGCTCCTGCCCTTCTACCTCCATGACCTCAAGGTGGGGCCCAAGCTGGCATTGGCTGGGCCCACACCCCTGCTGTCTCTGCCAGCTGccactcctcctcccccgccctctAAGGCTGAGCTGGCTGAGCGGGAGTGGGAGCGGCCCCCCATGGCGGAAGAGGGGAATGAGGCGGGGCCCGCCTCGCCCCCCAACTCTACGCCCAATGAAGCAGCCCGCACTGCAGCCAAAGCCCTTCTAGAAAACTTTGGCTTTGAGCTGGTGATCCAGTACAACGAGGGGAAGCaggctgtgccccctcccccgaccccacccccaccagaggCCCTGGGGGGTGGAGACAAGCTGGCCTGTGGGGCCTGTGGGAAACTCTTCTCCAATATGCTTATCCTCAAGACACATGAGGAGCATGTCCACCGCCGATTTCTGCCCTTTGAGGCCCTGAGCCGTTATGCTGCTCAGTTTCGAAAGAGCTACGATAGCCTATACCCCCCCCCTGCAGAGCCCCCCAAACCTCCTGATGGGTCCCTGGATTCACCAGCTCCCCAACTGGGCCCTCCCTTCCTGGTCCCAGAGTCTGAGGCAGGGGGGGCCCGTCCCTCTGAGGAGCGAAGCCGGGCAGGAGGACGCTGGCcaccagaggaggaagaaagctcCAGAGGGAATCTGCCTCCCCTACTGCCTGCAGGCCGCAGGTTCTCCAGAACCAAGTTCACAGAGTTCCAGACCCAAGCCCTGCAGTCTTTCTTCGAGACCAGTGCCTACCCCAAGGACGGAGAAGTGGAGCGGCTTGCAAGTCTCTTGGGCCTGGCTACCCGTGTGGTGGTAGTGTGGTTCCAGAATGCCCGCCAGAAAGCACGCAAAAATGCCATCGAGGGGGGGCCTGTGCCGAGcggagggggcagtgggggagccTCTGGCTGTAGGCGCTGCCATGCCAccttctcttgtgtttttgagttGGTGCGGCACCTCAAGAAATGCTATGATGACCAGCCccctgaagaggaggaggaagaggcagagagggaggaagaagaagaagaggtagaggaggaggatgcagaggaggaacagagcctggaacccCCCGCACGGCCCGGGGGCCCGTCACCTGAACCTGCAGACAGGGAAGAGCTGAGCCAAGCAGAGGCAACAAACCCAGGAGGCAAAGAACCTGAAGGGAGGGCCCCTCCCTCGCCTTCCCCAGTCCACGCATGTGAGCAGTGCACCATGTCTTTCCCCAGCCAAGACCTCCTGACCAGTCACCGCCGGCTACACTTCATGCCATCCCTGCAGCCCGGTGCTGCACCCCACCTCCTAGATCTGCCATTGCTGGTGTTTGGGGAGCGAAGCCCCCTGGTGGCAGGTGCTCCACAGGCCCCAGGGCCACTGCTGAAACGGAAGCATGAGGAGGGCAGCCTGTCCCCAACGGGCAgtgaggcagggggtggaggggagggcgAGCCCCCCAGGGACAAGCGCCTACGTACCACCATCCTGCCCGAGCAGCTGGAGATCCTGTACCGTTGGTACATGCAAGACTCCAACCCAACGCGCAAGATGCTCGACTGCATCTCCGAGGAGGTGGGACTCAAAAAGCGGGTGGTGCAGGTCTGGTTCCAGAACACCAGGGCCCGGGAGAGGAAAGGCCAGTTTCGAAGCACCCCTGGTGGGGTGCCCAATCCAGCAGTCAAGCCCCCCATCACTCCTGCCCCTGCAGCCTTCCCCAAGTTCAACCTCTTGTTGGGCAAGGTAGATGATGGATCTGGGAGGGAAGCCCCAAAGCGGGAAGCACCTGCTTTTCCCTACCCACCAGTTACTCCTGCTGCCGGGCCCCTGGCTTTCCTACCACCTGGGAAGGAGGCCACCACCCCAACACCAGAGCCACCTctacctctcccacctccccctccacccaGTGAGGAAGAGGCTACAGAGGAACCTTCTAAAGCTTCACCAGAGAGCGAGGCTTGCAGTCCATCTGCAGGGGATCTCAGCGATTCGTCTGCTTCCAGTCTGGCCGAACCAGAgtctcctggggctgggggaagcaGTGGAGGAACAGGAAGTGGGGTCGGGGTTCCAGATGGAATGGGGCAGCGGCGTTACAGGACCCAGATGAGCAGCCTGCAGTTGAAGATCATGAAAGCCTGTTATGAAGCCTACCGTACCCCAACCATGCAGGAGTGCGAGGTGTTGGGGGAGGAGATTGGGCTGCCCAAGAGAGTCATCCAGGTCTGGTTCCAGAATGCTCGTGCCAAGGAAAAGAAGGCCAAACTGCAGGGGGCGGCAgttggtggggctgggggcaacGGTGAGGGCCCCTTGGGAGCCCAGCGCACCGACTGCCCCTACTGTGACGTCAAGTATGATTTCTATGTCTCCTGCCGAGGCCATCTCTTTTCCCGCCAGCACCTGGCCAAGCTCAAAGAGGCAGTCCGAGCTCAGCTGAAGAGTGAAAGCAAGTGCTACGAGTTGGCCCCAGCACCTGAGGCACCCCCGGCTCCCAAGGCCCCACCGGCCACCACACCTGCCTCTGTGCCCCTTGGAGCTGGCCCGGCCCTGCCTCGCCTGGCCCCGGTCCTCTTGTCTGGTCCAGCTCTGGCCCAACCCCCGCTGGGCAGCCTAGCTCCTTTCAATTCAG GCCCTGCAGCCTCCTCGGGCCTCCTGGGCCTCGCCACTTCAGTCCTGCCTGCTACCACAGTGGTCCAGACTGCTGGCCCAGGCTGCCCCTTACCTCAGAGACCTGTGCCCGAACAAACTAACAACTCCACAGCAGGCATCACTgaccctgccccaggcccccctACTGAGCCCTCCGGGGACAAGGTCTCTGGTGAGCGCAAGCCAATTGCAGCGCCCACCAACTCCTCCACTGACGCCCTCAAGAACCTCAAAGCACTGAAGGCTACAGTCCCAGCCCTGTTGGGGGGCCAATTTCTGCCCTTCCCATTGCCCCCCGCAGGGGGGGCAACACCACCAGCTGTCTTTGGCCCCCAGTTACAGGGGGCCTACTTCCAACAGCTCTATGGGATGAAGAAGGGGCTATTTCCCATGAACCCCGTGATACCTCAGACCCTCATCGGACTGCTCCCCAACGCCCTCCTCCAGCCACCACCCCAGCCCCCTGAGCCCACAGCCACAGCGCCTCCAAAGCCGCCTGAACTGCCTgctccagg